The genomic region GGTGAAGGGGCGCGATTTCCTCGAGGAATGCGAGAAGGTCGTGAAGAATCACTGGCCGCGTCCCCGGCTACTCATCCTCTCGTTCCCGCACAATCCGACCACGGCCGTGGTCGATCTCCCCTTCTTCCAGCGGGTGGTCGAGTTTGCCAAGGCGTACAATCTGTATGTCATTCATGACCTGGCGTATGCGGACCTGGTGTTCGACGGCTACACCGCGCCGAGCTTCCTCCAAGTCGAGGGCGCGAGAGAGATCGGGGTGGAGTTCTTCTCCCTCTCCAAGAGCTACAACATGCCAGGATGGCGCGTGGGATTCTGCGTGGGCAATCCGGACCTGATCCACGTGCTCGCCCGAATCAAGAGTTACCTTGACTACGGAACCTTTCAACCCATCCAGATCGCGAGCATCATCGCGCTGAACGGCGACCAGAAATGCGTGGAGGAAATCCGGGAGACCTATCGGCACCGGCGCGACGTGCTGGTGGACGGGCTGAACCGGATCGGATGGGAGTTCGAGAAACCCGTGGCCACGATGTTCGTGTGGGCGCCCATTCCCGAGCCGTTCCGGACGATGGGCTCGGTCGAATTTTCGAAGCTGCTTCTGAAGCACGCAAAGGTGGCGGTATCACCCGGCCTCGGTTTCGGCGAATACGGCGAAGGCTATGTGCGTTTCGCGCTGGTTGAGAATGAGCACCGGATGCGGCAGGCCGTGCGCGGCATCAAGAAAGTTCTCCACGGCGATTTCGCGGAACGCGCCGTCGCCTAGCTGGAGGAACCGTGGCTGGGTGGAAGGGCGTCATTCTGGAATACTGGGACTACCTCCCCATCAAGGACCGATCGGCCGTGGTCACGATGCAGGAGGGAAACACCCCGCTCGTCCGATCACAGTTCATCGAAAAGCGATTTCCCAAGAGCGTCGAGATCTATTTCAAGTACGAAGGGGCGAACCCGACGGGATCGTTCAAGGACCGCGGAATGACCGTGGCGATTTCGAAGGCCAGGGAAGAAGGAGCCAAGGCGGTGATCTGCGCATCCACCGGGAACACCTCGGCGGCGGCGGCCGCCTACGCGGGCCGCTGCGGAATGAAAGCCTATGTGCTGGTTCCTGAAGGCAACATTGCGATGGGGAAACTGGCGCAGGCGATGATCTACGGGGCGGAGGTGCTGCAGGTTCAGGGAACGTTTGACGACGCTCTCATCGCGGTGAAGCAGATCGCCGAGAAGTTTCCCGTCACCATTGTAAACTCGATCAATCCCTACCGGTTGCTCGGGCAAAAGACGGCCGCCTTTGAAATCGTCGAGGCCCTCGGCAAAGCGCCCACCTTTCATGCGCTCCCCGTCGGCAATGCAGCCAACATTGTGGCGTACTTCAGGGGATACAAGGAGTACCGCGATCTCGGGAAGTGCGTCGCGGCGCCCCGCATGTTGGGCTTCCAGGCGGAGGGAGCGGCACCGATCGTCAAGGGGCACGTCATTCCGAACCCGAAAAGTGTTGCTTCCGCCATCCGGATCGGAAATCCGGCGAGTTGGAAAGCGGCGGAGCAAACCCGGGATGAAAGCAAGGGAACCATTGATTCCGTGACCGATGAGGAGATTTTGTCGGCCTACAAATTGCTGGCGGAGAAGGAAGGCGTTTTTTGCGAACCGGCCAGCGCCGCGTCCATCGCCGGCATCCTGAAACTCTCAAGCCAGAATTGGTTCCACCCGAACGATTCGATCGTCTGCACGCTCACCGGAAACGGCCTGAAGGATCCGGACAACGCGATCGCCCAGGCGCGAAAGCCGAAATCCGTCCCCGCGAAATTCGACGCCGTCGCCGAGGCGATGGGATTTTAGGTCCGTGGCGGACGCCACTCCTCCCGGTCCCCCGAAACGAAAGAAGCTCGGCGAGATGCTGGTCGAAGACCGGTTGATCGACGATTTCCAGGTTCGCAGCGCGCTCGCGCATCAGAAGAAATGGGGGGGAAGGCTTGGCGCGAATCTGATTGCTCTCGGGTTTCTGACGAGCAAGCAACTCCTGGAGTATCTAAGCCGGAAGCTGGCCTTGCCCAAGGTCGACATCCTAAGAGAACGGACCGATCCGAAAGCCACCGAGAAAGTGCCCAAAGAGCTTTCCATTAAGCATGGCGTATTGCCCCTTCGCGTGGTGCAGGAAGGGCCCACCACGTATCTCCTCCTCGCCATGTCCGACCCAACGAACCTCGCCGCGATGGACGAGGTCCGATTCCGCAGCGGGATGAATATCCGCCCCGTGCTGGCCGACGAATCGGACATCATGAAGGCCATCCAGTTGAGCTACAGCGGCGTTTCGCTCGATCCGCGAACTCTCGCCCAGAGTCCGATTTCCGCGGAGGTGCCGCCGGCCCCGAAGGAGGGTAAGGATTTCGTAATCTACGGGATGAAGACATCGGCAGAGAAGGACATCAAGGGCTTGCTCGGAACCGACCCACAGATGCTCAGAACGTTGATCGACCTTCTGATTGAAAAAAAACTGTTTACGGAGGAGGAATTCAAGCAGAAAATGGCCGCACCGAAGAAGAAGTTTACAACACCATGAATCGTGAACCCGATAACCGTGAACCTGTGAGCCAGAGGGAGAAGAAAGACCGGTCGGACATCCGGGGTTCCATCGGGATCACGGGATTACGGGTTCACGGGATCACGATCCATGATTGAGATCGAAATTCGCCAGGGAAGTATTCTCGAGGCGGGGACGGAAGCCATCGTCAACGCCGCAAACAGCATTGGCGTCATGGGCGGCGGCGTCGCCGGCGTCATCCGAAAGGCAGCCGGCGAGGCAGTCGAGCGTGAAGCCATTAAGAAAGGGCCGACCCCGGTGGGCAAGGCGGTCGTAACAACCGCCGGACAGCTCGCCTTCAAGGGCATCATCCACGCGCCCACGATGGAACGTCCCGCCATGCTGATCCCCGCCTCCAACGTGGGGAGAGCGACGAGCGCCGCACTTCACGCCGCCGAACACGCAAAGTTTGCCTCATTGGCCCTCCCCGGTCTCGGCACCGGCGTTGGCGGCGTTTCCGTGGCCGACGCCGCAGGAGAAATGGTGAAGGCCATTGCCGATTTCAAGAGCAAACACCTGAAGAAAGTCGTCCTTATGGATATCAGTGGAGACATGGTTCAGGCTTGGCGCGAGGCCCAGAAGCCCCCGGCGCAGGGACCGGATAGCGACTCGTCCCACCGTCCTCGAAGCACCGCAGAGAGGGCAGCCTGAGAGAACCGTCCCGATGACGGCTGCCATTCGCGATTTCGATCTCACCCGAATTCTCCGCACCGCTCTCCGCGGGGGGGGGGAATATGCCGATCTTTTCTACGAGCGGACCGTCTCCACCACCCTGTCGAAGGAAAACCGAAGGATGGAAAAGGCGCTGGGATCTGAAGATGTGGGGGTGGGACTCCGGATCATCGCGGACGGCTGCGCCCACTACGGCTACACGAATGACGTAACCGAGAAAGGCCTCCTTGATCTCGCGGAGGCCCTGGCGCGTGAAGCCAGAGGAAGAAGCCGGGAGACCTCCCTTCAGATGGAAAAGAAAGATGCC from Nitrospirota bacterium harbors:
- the alaC gene encoding alanine transaminase, producing the protein MNPKPATRVDRLPPYVLGTVTELKLKARHAGEDIIDLGMGNPDLATPKHIVDKLVEAARKPQNHRYSASRGIQKLRLAICDWYKRRYNVDLDPDREAIVTIGAKEGLSHFVLALLRNGEAAVVPSPTYPIHAYSVIIAGADLVSVPLVKGRDFLEECEKVVKNHWPRPRLLILSFPHNPTTAVVDLPFFQRVVEFAKAYNLYVIHDLAYADLVFDGYTAPSFLQVEGAREIGVEFFSLSKSYNMPGWRVGFCVGNPDLIHVLARIKSYLDYGTFQPIQIASIIALNGDQKCVEEIRETYRHRRDVLVDGLNRIGWEFEKPVATMFVWAPIPEPFRTMGSVEFSKLLLKHAKVAVSPGLGFGEYGEGYVRFALVENEHRMRQAVRGIKKVLHGDFAERAVA
- a CDS encoding threonine synthase; this encodes MAGWKGVILEYWDYLPIKDRSAVVTMQEGNTPLVRSQFIEKRFPKSVEIYFKYEGANPTGSFKDRGMTVAISKAREEGAKAVICASTGNTSAAAAAYAGRCGMKAYVLVPEGNIAMGKLAQAMIYGAEVLQVQGTFDDALIAVKQIAEKFPVTIVNSINPYRLLGQKTAAFEIVEALGKAPTFHALPVGNAANIVAYFRGYKEYRDLGKCVAAPRMLGFQAEGAAPIVKGHVIPNPKSVASAIRIGNPASWKAAEQTRDESKGTIDSVTDEEILSAYKLLAEKEGVFCEPASAASIAGILKLSSQNWFHPNDSIVCTLTGNGLKDPDNAIAQARKPKSVPAKFDAVAEAMGF
- a CDS encoding macro domain-containing protein; its protein translation is MEIEIRQGSILEAGTEAIVNAANSIGVMGGGVAGVIRKAAGEAVEREAIKKGPTPVGKAVVTTAGQLAFKGIIHAPTMERPAMLIPASNVGRATSAALHAAEHAKFASLALPGLGTGVGGVSVADAAGEMVKAIADFKSKHLKKVVLMDISGDMVQAWREAQKPPAQGPDSDSSHRPRSTAERAA